In one Drosophila gunungcola strain Sukarami chromosome 2R unlocalized genomic scaffold, Dgunungcola_SK_2 000004F, whole genome shotgun sequence genomic region, the following are encoded:
- the LOC128253913 gene encoding LOW QUALITY PROTEIN: endothelin-converting enzyme homolog (The sequence of the model RefSeq protein was modified relative to this genomic sequence to represent the inferred CDS: inserted 1 base in 1 codon), whose amino-acid sequence MGSLVLLCGCLVALSPFIQADVDINMATSSQIHKNLNRTSAPCTEFWNFACGGFANASQYVDNFEWVEDQFAMAMVEFMESRMGENDIQAPQLIKQMRTYYKACTGDTLKLSLSDPPQVVWRWLQEESGMYLEHGLNGVFFDERVDVATNDSTRRVIQISMPDPSSRFSVLRALELLRLHDWEDEQEMLQLMAKLQQLQRKYKEDSPVVYTWTYNEIRRQLPIIKWDLIFGQLLGVHHTAKELEHLLFEVSDVEYLREAFQFLMDLDSGPKDMYLRIRQLVLIQESEPKXPESCIHHMRALLPLGMNYIYDRFVYQNREQDTRRLEEIMGSLKATFGKYLDANRLQLTPHQLTYVRAKLEGIQLKVGNLPAEKSPEFYDTYYESANFSESSFLGNLIQVLALRTRLQHAGLLKPESRLDLQRYYVNDNVLKARTSPFYENERNTITVPMEFLQFPLFDHRQHAIFQQSLMGAVLGHEMNHAFEQEGILFDASGNESPVGLAIRESQPFREAIKCAEEKPAISLKERLADLNGLQLAYDSFFGLHHDSRKLEYRPYAFEPEFKAPQLFHLSYAQFFCGSLPPVIAHDRDDERVDVSVGNLQQFAYDFSCPSSSSTCEMWRPREETAPTSDSHVNP is encoded by the exons ATGGGAAGTTTAGTTTTGCTGTGCGGTTGTCTAGTGGCATTATCACCTTTCATCCAGGCGGATGTAGATATCAACATGGCCACTTCCAGCCAGATACACAAGAACCTTAACAGAACATCAGCACCCTGCACGGAATTCTGGAACTTTGCCTGCGGCGGGTTTGCCAATGCCTCGCAATATGTCGACAACTTTGAGTGGGTGGAGGATCAGTTTGCCATGGCCATGGTGGAGTTCATGGAGAGCCGTATGGGAGAAAACGATATTCAAGCACCGCAACTGATCAAACAAATGAGAACGTATTACAAAGCCTGTACAGGGGATACGTTAAAACTAAGCCTAAGCGATCCTCCTCAAGTAGTTTGGCGATGGTTGCAGGAGGAGTCTGGCATGTACCTTGAGCATGGCTTGAATGGCGTGTTCTTTGATGAGCGCGTTGATGTGGCCACAAATGACTCCACTCGCCGGGTGATCCAGATAAGCATGCCTGACCCCAGTTCCAGATTCAGTGTTCTTCGGGCTTTGGAGCTTTTGCGATTGCACGACTGGGAGGATGAGCAGGAAATGCTCCAGTTAATGGCAAAACTTCAGCAACTGCAGCGTAAATATAAAGAAGATAGTCCGGTTGTGTATACATGGACGTACAATGAAATTAGACGACAATTACCCATTATTAAGTGGGATTTAATATTTGGACAACTTTTGGGAGTGCATCACACTGCTAAAGAGTTGGAGCACCTGCTTTTCGAGGTCAGTGACGTGGAGTATTTGCGGGAAGCCTTTCAGTTTCTCATGGACTTAGACAGCGGCCCCAAAGACATGTATCTCCGCATCCGGCAGTTGGTTTTAATCCAGGAGTCGGAACCTA AACCGGAATCCTGCATTCATCACATGCGAGCTTTACTACCCCTGGGTATGAACTATATCTACGATAGATTTGTCTACCAAAATCGGGAGCAGGACACCCGTCGGCTCGAAGAGATCATGGGCAGTTTGAAGGCTACTTTCGGCAAATACCTGGATGCCAATCGCCTGCAGCTCACGCCACACCAGTTGACCTATGTGAGAGCTAAATTGGAGGGAATCCAACTAAAGGTGGGCAATCTACCGGCGGAGAAATCCCCAGAGTTCTATGACACCTACTATGAGAGTGCCAATTTCAGCGAGTCAAGTTTCCTGGGCAATCTCATACAGGTTCTGGCCCTGCGAACCCGTCTCCAGCATGCGGGCTTACTGAAACCGGAATCTAGACTGGACCTGCAACGCTACTACGTCAACGACAATGTGCTGAAGGCACGAACTTCTCCCTTCTATGAAAACGAAAGGAACACCATCACTGTGCCCATGGAGTTTCTACAATTTCCATTGTTCGACCACCGACAGCATGCCATTTTCCAACAGAGTTTAATGGGAGCCGTGCTGGGTCATGAGATGAACCACGCCTTCGAGCAGGAGGGCATACTCTTCGACGCCTCCGGCAATGAGTCACCTGTGGGCCTCGCCATCCGGGAGTCGCAGCCATTCCGTGAGGCCATCAAGTGTGCGGAGGAAAAACCTGCCATCTCGTTAAAAGAACGCCTGGCAGATCTTAATGGCCTCCAGTTGGCCTACGACTCCTTTTTCGGATTGCATCATGACTCCAGGAAATTGGAGTACCGCCCGTATGCCTTTGAGCCGGAGTTCAAGGCACCGCAACTGTTCCACCTGAGCTATGCCCAGTTCTTCTGTGGATCCCTCCCACCGGTGATCGCCCATGATCGGGATGATGAGCGTGTCGACGTGAGCGTGGGCAACTTGCAACAATTTGCATACGACTTCAGCTGCCCAAGTTCCTCGTCCACCTGCGAAATGTGGCGTCCACGGGAGGAGACAGCGCCAACTTCGGATTCACACGTAAATCCATag
- the LOC128254355 gene encoding lachesin: MRRLSILNCVWSSLLLVVIIHQTRAQRTPTISYITQEQIKDIGGTVEFDCSVQYAKEYNVLFLKTDSDPVFLSTGSTLVIKDSRFSLRYDPNSSTYKLQIKDIQETDAGTYTCQVVISVVHKVSANVKLSVRRPPVISDNSTQSVVASEGSEVQMECYASGYPTPTITWRRENNAILPTDSATYVGNTLRIKSVKKEDRGTYYCVADNGVSKGDRRNINVEVEFAPVITVPRPRLGQALQYDMDLECHIEAYPPPAIVWTKDDIQLANNQHYSISHFATADEYTDSTLRVITIEKRQYGDYVCKATNRFGEAEARVNLFETIIPVCPPACGQAYFAGAEDVAATSFALVGILAALLFAR, from the exons ATGAGGCGCTTGAGTATCTTGAACTGCGTGTGGAGCAGCCTGCTCCTGGTCGTTATCATCCACCAGACGAGGGCCCAGCGAACACCGACCATATCCTACATCACGCAGGAGCAGATCAAGGATATTGGCGGAACCGTGGAGTTCGATTGCTCCGTTCAGTATGCCAAAGAGTACAACGTGCTGTTCCTGAAGACGGACAGCGATCCCGTCTTCCTGTCCACTGGCTCCACGCTGGTCATCAAGGACTCGCGCTTCTCGCTGCGCTACGACCCGAACTCCTCCACCTACAAGCTGCAGATCAAGGACATCCAGGAGACGGACGCGGGCACCTACACCTGCCAGGTCGTCATCTCGGTCGTCCACAAAGTCAGTGCCAATGTGAAGTTGTCCGTGCGGCGACCTCCGGTCATCTCCGACAACTCCACGCAATCGGTGGTGGCCAGCGAGGGCAGCGAGGTCCAAATGGAGTGCTACGCCAGTGGCTACCCCACTCCCACAATCACCTGGCGGCGCGAGAACAATGCCATTCTGCCAACGG ATAGCGCTACCTATGTGGGCAACACCCTGCGCATCAAGTCGGTGAAGAAGGAGGATCGCGGCACCTACTACTGCGTGGCCGACAACGGAGTGAGCAAGGGCGACCGGCGCAACATCAACGTGGAGGTGGAGTTCGCTCCGGTAATCACCGTGCCCCGCCCGCGATTGGGTCAGGCCCTGCAGTACGACATGGACCTGGAGTGCCACATCGAGGCCTATCCGCCGCCGGCCATCGTGTGGACCAAGGACGACATCCAGCTGGCCAACAACCAGCACTACAGCATCTCGCACTTCGCCACCGCCGACGAGTACACCGACTCGACGCTCCGCGTGATCACCATCGAGAAGCGCCAGTACGGAGATTATGTGTGCAAGGCCACCAATCGCTTTGGCGAGGCGGAGGCGCGCGTCAATCTCTTCGAGACGATCATCCCCGTGTGCCCGCCCGCCTGTGGACAGGCGTACTTCGCCGGGGCCGAGGATGTGGCCGCCACCTCGTTCGCCCTGGTGGGCATCCTGGCGGCGCTGCTCTTCGCCAGATAA
- the LOC128254354 gene encoding augmin complex subunit dgt5 produces the protein MAHQEKISEFKTWATSLGCPPSALPTDEALRRILKSGSSLLLNQLQSRIQPVEYVREVRENLLIAQVARHKDKIVTLASRSFLPPELQRYQKIQELKKDEEKADLQLVEARKEFQKLSASIKTKNIQTIKAENRKQLLEAKCNILELKLEALNKDYDQELKNKAQILATTPVKLSAKNASEVQATRAVEQALKQLETFYGMCDEGNAVHSLAEAKQRLWDDMRAIFADTPNALLLNVIVKIKEEQLQHIMHLNQTRGTCTMAKTPLNNYEVKLLKTKADMLGLASKFFTAQRELEQKEERFCKEYSLFVDKLQTKVYSFNGISLGDEENADELISDYLVQYNMRNFNRAQNEFLREQIEQLRLELDASAKQLENHDLKLGSVKQVYGDVNASINRIQQDMVQLSQIKEKILYSRNMMKNLLDDMQAAAQKQNANSQLMSTKLKVSNMSMLGAESFCLANDSVLSSTKVDFDGNCSTMNSSMRRSFDNKTMMPGGASTTTMVAASAATVPSHLLEVNTFVDIPLEKFSCMPRASSFLLSANPLIVEAQELASTVQLAPGYLLTPFGALQEVRKRILWASAIAAHTSDLKLNLQPLIVDPHDLRLRASRQHDEIDHLLDNLMAIGVKTQLQLEKAERIYHFLLENPLRRYVPPGKRYNNGSFADYESEFNLYYRMATNSGGSVNYTSGKHPESRV, from the exons ATGGCTCATCAGGAGAAAATATCTGAATTTAAGACCTGGGCCACCAGTCTGGGATGTCCACCCTCTGCCCTGCCCACTGATGAAGCGCTGCGAAG GATCCTAAAATCCGGCTCCAGTTTGCTACTGAACCAGCTGCAATCCCGCATCCAGCCGGTGGAGTATGTACGCGAGGTGCGCGAGAACCTACTGATTGCCCAAGTGGCCCGCCACAAGGACAAAATAGTGACGCTGGCTTCCCGAAGTTTTCTGCCTCCAGAGCTCCAGAGGTACCAAAAGATCCAGGAGCTAAAGAAGGACGAGGAGAAGGCAGATCTGCAGCTGGTCGAGGCCAGAAAGGAGTTCCAGAAACTATCCGCCAGCATCAAGACCAAGA ACATTCAAACAATCAAAGCCGAGAACCGCAAGCAATTGCTCGAAGCTAAATGCAATATCCTGGAGCTTAAGCTGGAGGCGCTGAACAAGGACTACGACCAGGAGCTGAAGAACAAGGCCCAGATCCTGGCCACCACGCCCGTAAAACTGAGTGCCAAGAATGCCAGCGAGGTGCAGGCCACTCGAGCCGTGGAGCAGGCTCTCAAGCAGCTGGAGACATTCTACGGGATGTGCGATGAGGGAAATGCGGTACACAGCTTGGCAGAGGCCAAGCAGCGCCTGTGGGATGACATGCGGGCCATCTTTGCCGACACACCCAATGCCCTGCTCCTGAACGTCATCGTAAAGATcaaggaggagcagctgcagcacaTAATGCATTTGAATCAGACCAGAGGCACATGCACCATGGCCAAGACACCGCTAAACAACTACGAGGTAAAGTTGCTAAAGACCAAGGCCGATATGCTGGGCCTCGCTTCCAAATTCTTTACGGCCCAAAGGGAGTTGGAACAGAAGGAGGAACGCTTTTGCAAGGAGTACAGCCTCTTTGTTGACAAGCTGCAAACGAAGGTATACAGCTTCAATGGTATCAGCCTGGGCGATGAGGAGAACGCCGATGAACTAATCAGCGACTATCTGGTGCAGTACAACATGCGCAATTTCAATCGCGCTCAGAACGAATTCCTGCGCGAGCAGATCGAGCAACTGCGTCTGGAGCTGGATGCGAGCGCCAAGCAGCTGGAGAACCACGACCTAAAACTGGGCTCTGTCAAGCAGGTCTATGGCGACGTCAATGCCAGCATCAATCGCATCCAACAGGACATGGTGCAGCTGTCGCAGATCAAGGAGAAGATCCTCTATTCGCGCAACATGATGAAGAATCTGTTGGACGACATGCAGGCGGCCGCCCAGAAGCAGAATGCCAATTCGCAGCTGATGAGCACCAAGCTGAAGGTCAGCAACATGTCCATGCTGGGAGCGGAGAGCTTTTGCCTGGCCAATGATAGTGTGCTTTCCAGCACCAAGGTGGATTTCGATGGCAATTGCAGCACCATGAACTCCTCGATGCGTCGCAGCTTCGACAACAAAACAATGATGCCTGGAGGTGCAAGTACCACCACTATGGTTGCAGCATCCGCAGCCACTGTACCCTCGCACTTACTGGAAGTCAATACCTTTGTGGACATACCGCTGGAGAAGTTTAGCTGCATGCCACGCGCCAG CTCCTTCCTGCTGTCGGCCAATCCGCTCATCGTCGAGGCCCAAGAGCTGGCCTCCACCGTTCAACTGGCGCCGGGCTATTTGCTAACTCCCTTCGGCGCTCTGCAGGAAGTCCGCAAACGCATTTTGTGGGCGTCGGCAATTGCCGCACACACGTCTGacttgaaattgaatttgcagcCGTTAATTG TTGATCCGCACGATTTGAGGCTTAGGGCAAGTCGTCAGCACGATGAAATTGACCATTTGCTGGACAACCTGATGGCCATTGGGGTGAAGACTCAGTTGCAACTGGAAAAGGCCGAGCGCATCTACCACTTCCTGCTCGAGAATCCGTTGCGTCGCTATGTTCCCCCTGGAAAGCGATATAATAATGGAAGCTTCGCGGACTACGAATCCGAGTTCAATCTCTACTATCGCATGGCCACCAATAGTGGAGGTTCGGTCAACTACACCAGTGGAAAACATCCCGAGAGTCGCGTTTAG
- the LOC128253912 gene encoding LOW QUALITY PROTEIN: uncharacterized protein LOC128253912 (The sequence of the model RefSeq protein was modified relative to this genomic sequence to represent the inferred CDS: inserted 1 base in 1 codon): MGRKAEYSEKPKKGPGRKARKQGPPVFRKQTFAPMEEEDKKLSHRQKQRFVKREQKKVVQKAKLQEKRAKGKQPQQAKRKSAYNSDSEPENEEEVEVEQQQQEVSSDEEVPQLVPAPKSQKSATPKGFTDDNDAWLKPKKLKKQAKQAESEESEGEEEAEDLEDDSEAELEEDSDGEDDLDAEESGEEEEDEEDSDDDTAQVGKLADLSDDEEANSDDDFDLSGEEDGADVASGSDEDEDDDDNDDDDDKLPIERANKKLKKREAKEAQLADEEMLETVDRQDVFQLPNEEDEAEKDLTLQEVQQRIKDVSLVLSDFKKYRQADRSRGEYIDLLRRDLCLYYSYNEFLMEKLMDMLPLTELMEYLEASEIARPLTIRTNTLKTRRRDLAGALINRGVNLDPLGKWTKVGLVVFNSQVPLGATPEYLAGHYMIQGASSLLPVMALAPQENERILDMCSAPGGKGSHIASIMKNTGVLFANDSNRDRIKAVVANFHRLGIVNAVVSCEDGTKFRNIMTGFDRVLLDAPCTGTGVVSKDPSVKTTKSDVDVQRCYNLQRKLLLTAIDCTDAKSSTGGYIVYSTCSVLPEENEWVIDYALKKRNVKLVPTGLDFGVEGFTKFRQHRFHPSLNLTKRYYPHTHNMDGFYVAKLKKFSNTIPITKEQQEXDEKQLDEAIETEATAEAAEEQEVAEEESKDKGPRKLLGKRAGKPSFTEIEQELKKKKREESKTKYVAKVFEQPVKAPKKPKPEQPLEKKEKQSQAAVEKTNGSEAPSKPAAKKTQANGNVPAAKTDAKPFKKKNQAKANGSDSPPAKPVDKKSPVNGSDSPAKKSSKEPKAKPQAKVEKPAKLKASKLAKAPRVEVDDLPVLEGKPIKKQNKLKQKSKQIGNLKKSKTGANAAKKQKLKK; this comes from the exons ATGGGTCGCAAGGCTGAATATAGTGAGAAACCGAAGAAGGGGCCTGGGCGCAAGGCGCGCAAACAGGGACCTCCGGTATTTCGCAAGCAAACGTTTG CTCCTATGGAGGAGGAAGACAAAAAGCTATCCCACAGACAGAAGCAGCGTTTTGTGAAGCGGGAGCAGAAGAAAGTTGTCCAAAAGGCCAAACTCCAGGAGAAGCGGGCCAAGGGAAAACAGCCGCAACAGGCTAAGCGGAAATCGGCCTATAACAGCGACAGCGAGCCGGAAAATGAagaggaggtggaggtggagcagcagcagcaggaggttTCCTCCGATGAGGAGGTGCCCCAACTGGTGCCTGCTCCCAAGAGCCAGAAATCCGCGACACCCAAGGGCTTCACAGACGACAACGATGCCTGGCTTAAACCCAAGAAGCTAAAAAAGCAAGCCAAGCAAGCTGAATCCGAGGAGTCCGAAGGAGAAGAGGAGGCTGAGGATTTGGAGGACGACTCCGAGGCTGAGCTGGAAGAGGATTCCGATGGCGAGGATGACCTTGATGCCGAGGAATCCGGCGAAGAAGAAGAGGACGAAGAGGACTCCGATGATGACACCGCTCAAGTTGGCAAACTGGCCGATCTCTCCGATGACGAAGAAGCCAATTCTGATGATGACTTTGATTTATCCGGCGAAGAAGATGGTGCCGATGTAGCAAGCGGCAGCGATGAGGATGAAGACGacgatgataatgatgatgatgacgacaaGCTGCCCATCGAGCgcgcaaacaaaaaacttaaaaagcgCGAGGCCAAGGAGGCACAACTGGCTGACGAGGAAATGCTGGAAACCGTGGACCGCCAGGATGTTTTCCAGTTGCCCAACGAAGAGGATGAGGCCGAGAAGGATCTCACCCTGCAGGAGGTGCAGCAGCGGATTAAGGACGTCAGCCTGGTCCTCTCCGACTTCAAGAAGTACCGCCAAGCAGATCGATCTCGCGGGGAGTACATTGATTTGCTGCGCAGGGATCTGTGCCTGTACTACAGCTACAACGAGTTCTTAATGGAGAAGCTAATGGACATGTTGCCCCTGACCGAGCTTATGGAGTACCTGGAGGCGTCGGAG ATCGCTCGTCCGTTGACCATTCGCACCAATACGCTGAAAACACGTCGCCGGGATTTAGCTGGAGCTCTGATCAATCGTGGCGTCAACCTGGATCCGCTGGGCAAGTGGACCAAGGTGGGATTGGTAGTCTTCAACTCGCAAGTGCCGCTGGGTGCCACTCCAGAGTATCTGGCCGGTCACTACATGATCCAGGGAGCCTCTTCGCTGCTGCCAGTGATGGCTCTCGCTCCGCAGGAGAACGAACGCATCCTGGACATGTGCTCTGCCCCTGGCGGCAAGGGATCCCACATTGCGTCCATCATGAAGAACACGGGTGTGCTCTTCGCCAACGATTCCAATCGCGATCGCATCAAGGCTGTTGTAGCCAATTTCCATCGACTGGGAATTGTAAATGCGGTGGTTAGCTGCGAAGATGGCACCAAGTTCCGGAACATTATGACTGGCTTTGATCGTGTCCTACTGGATGCTCCCTGCACAGGCACCGGTGTCGTCTCCAAGGATCCCAGTGTAAAGACCACCAAGTCGGATGTGGACGTTCAGCGGTGCTACAATCTGCAGCGAAAGCTTCTGCTCACGGCCATCGATTGTACGGATGCGAAATCGTCGACCGGTGGCTATATTGTATACTCCACCTGCTCCGTGCTGCCCGAGGAGAACGAGTGGGTCATCGACTATGCGTTGAAGAAGCGCAATGTCAAGCTGGTGCCCACTGGTCTGGACTTTGGCGTCGAGGGATTCACCAAGTTCCGGCAGCATCGATTCCATCCCAGCTTAAACCTTACCAAGCGCTACTAtccgcacacacacaacatGGACGGATTCTACGTGGCCAAGCTGAAGAAGTTCTCCAACACCATACCCATAAccaaggagcagcagg gagatGAGAAGCAGCTGGACGAGGCCATCGAGACTGAGGCCACCGCCGAAGCagcggaggagcaggaggtTGCGGAGGAGGAGTCAAAGGACAAGGGTCCGCGAAAACTGCTGGGCAAGCGAGCCGGCAAGCCGAGTTTCACAGAAATCGAGCAGGAgctgaagaagaagaagcggGAGGAGAGCAAGACCAAGTATGTGGCCAAGGTGTTTGAGCAGCCCGTCAAGGCGCCCAAAAAGCCAAAGCCCGAACAGCCACTGGAGAAGAAGGAAAAGCAATCCCAAGCGGCGGTAGAAAAAACCAATGGATCCGAGGCACCATCCAAACCTGCAGCTAAAAAGACCCAAGCCAATGGTAATGTTCCAGCTGCCAAAACAGATGCCAAACCATTCAAGAAAAAGAACCAAGCAAAGGCCAATGGTAGCGATTCTCCTCCAGCCAAACCCGTGGACAAAAAGTCCCCAGTCAATGGCAGTGATTCACCTGCCAAGAAATCATCAAAGGAACCTAAAGCGAAACCACAGGCAAAGGTGGAGAAGCCAGCGAAACTCAAGGCGTCCAAACTAGCTAAGGCGCCACGAGTAGAAGTAGACGATTTACCAGTTCTGGAGGGCAAGCCCATCAAGAAGCAGAACAAGCTGAAGCAAAAATCCAAGCAAATcggcaatctgaaaaaatCGAAGACGGGAGCTAATGCGGCAAAGAAGCAAAAGCTTAAGAAATGA